A stretch of Candidatus Neomarinimicrobiota bacterium DNA encodes these proteins:
- a CDS encoding site-specific DNA-methyltransferase, translating to MWWDKKLKITKKFDIDADVVLYLGDTLDLLKQIPNKTAGLIVTSPPYNIGKPYEKKINLQEYIEQQEKVIKESIRITKDNGSICWQIGNYVDNGSIIPLDILLYPIFDKFGLKLRNRIIWHFGHGLHARKRFSGRYEVILWFTKSENYIFNLDAVRVPQKYPTKKYFKGPKKGELSCHPLGKNPTDVWEIPNVKSNHPEKTIHPCQFPVELIERLVLALTNPGDWVIDPFIGVGSTAIAAILHGRKAAGADIIEEYIKIAKQRIELLLRGKLKLRPMGKPIYKPKHLRMEIEAGLFDYLEGEKNEKSL from the coding sequence ATGTGGTGGGATAAAAAGTTGAAAATAACCAAGAAGTTCGACATAGATGCTGATGTAGTTTTATACTTAGGGGATACTTTGGATCTCCTCAAACAAATTCCTAACAAAACTGCGGGTCTTATTGTTACTTCACCCCCTTATAACATAGGGAAACCTTATGAGAAAAAAATTAACCTTCAGGAGTATATAGAACAACAAGAGAAGGTTATTAAAGAGTCTATTAGAATTACAAAAGACAATGGAAGTATATGTTGGCAAATAGGCAATTATGTTGATAACGGGTCTATTATCCCACTGGATATTCTTCTCTATCCTATTTTTGACAAGTTTGGTCTTAAGTTAAGAAACAGAATAATTTGGCATTTTGGACACGGTTTACATGCCCGAAAAAGATTTTCTGGCAGATATGAAGTTATACTTTGGTTTACAAAGTCTGAAAACTACATTTTCAACCTTGATGCCGTTAGAGTTCCTCAAAAATATCCCACTAAGAAATACTTTAAAGGACCCAAAAAGGGAGAATTATCTTGTCATCCTCTTGGTAAGAATCCTACTGATGTATGGGAAATCCCAAATGTAAAATCTAATCACCCGGAAAAAACTATTCATCCATGTCAATTTCCTGTAGAGTTAATTGAAAGACTTGTTCTTGCTCTTACGAATCCAGGTGATTGGGTGATCGATCCATTTATTGGTGTCGGTTCAACAGCGATAGCTGCTATCTTACATGGCAGAAAGGCTGCTGGTGCGGATATAATTGAAGAATATATAAAAATCGCAAAACAGAGGATTGAGTTACTTCTTAGAGGTAAATTAAAACTAAGACCTATGGGCAAACCAATTTATAAACCAAAACATCTTAGAATGGAAATAGAAGCGGGTCTTTTTGATTATTTGGAAGGTGAAAAAAATGAAAAAAGTCTTTGA
- a CDS encoding site-specific DNA-methyltransferase has translation MKNEKSIQKTLFDNESKFKNRKIIINKSKILEVLDDLLKIQSLQELKLKLRQLKTNIYSTNNDKIGILNIDKNGDTIEIKYDYIIDELTQIEETLTLERAKYYLRRLKKALVEVKTNKINDINLSRWKEYEEIITDSLWLFDKRDSSGAHLAWYWGNFIPQIPHQLMSRYTKKGDWVLDPFVGSGTTLIECRRLGRNGIGFEINPEVVGKAKQLIEKEPNKFNVDIITNIEMRGI, from the coding sequence CACTATTCGATAATGAGAGTAAATTTAAAAATCGAAAAATTATAATCAATAAATCAAAAATATTAGAAGTTTTAGATGATTTACTTAAAATCCAGAGCCTTCAAGAACTGAAATTAAAGTTAAGGCAATTAAAAACTAATATTTATTCGACAAACAACGATAAAATTGGTATTTTAAATATTGATAAGAACGGTGATACAATTGAGATTAAATATGATTACATAATAGATGAATTAACCCAGATAGAGGAAACTTTAACTTTAGAAAGAGCCAAGTATTATTTAAGAAGGTTAAAGAAAGCTTTGGTAGAAGTTAAAACAAACAAAATAAATGATATAAATCTGAGTAGATGGAAAGAATATGAAGAAATAATTACAGATAGCTTATGGCTATTTGATAAAAGAGATTCTTCTGGTGCTCATCTCGCTTGGTATTGGGGTAATTTCATTCCACAAATCCCTCATCAATTGATGTCAAGATATACTAAAAAAGGTGATTGGGTTCTGGATCCTTTTGTTGGAAGTGGAACAACATTGATTGAATGTAGGAGATTAGGTAGAAATGGAATTGGTTTTGAAATAAATCCTGAAGTAGTTGGGAAAGCAAAACAATTAATAGAAAAAGAACCAAATAAATTTAATGTGGATATTATTACAAATATTGAAATGAGAGGAATATGA